The Agrobacterium vitis genomic sequence AGGGCTGTGGCATGGGAAGCCGGAGGTCGAATGGCACGATCAGGCGGCCCGCTACAATGTCGTCCCAAACCATGGACAACTGCGCGAGAACCACGCCTTCACCGTAAAGCGCTGCATCGAGCGCCGCATTGGTGAATGAAAACACCAATGTAGGCTCGATAAATGGGGAGCTTTTACAGTGTACTGCTGCCCATTGTGACCACCCTGGAGACTGTCCTTCACTGTCTGCCCATTCAATCTCGATGAGCGGCAATTGCAAGAGATGCTCCGGCCGCGTTACCAACTCTCGGCCTTTGAAGCCGGGTGCATAGACGGGCAGCACAATATCTGTAAACAGGCGCGCATATTGTCGATGCGGTTCTATATGCCGGCCATAGGTAATGCGGAAATCGGCGTCACCATTCTCCAGGTTCGGCTCAGTCAAGTCGCCTTGCAGACGCGCTTTTGCGCCATTGCTGATCTTCTGCCATTCCACCATCCTTGGGGCCAGCCACTTTGCCGCAAGGGAGCGCAAGCTGCTCACCGTGATCGAGCTGGTGGATCGGATTTTTCTCACGGCATCTTGGGCATCCTGAAATTCCTGAAAGCCCCGAGCCAGGAAGTTTCGATAGGATTGCCCCGCACTGGTCAGCTTGACGCTATTACCCGCTCTCGTCACCAGACTGATACCGACAGACCTCTCGAGGCTCTTTATATGCTGGCTGACAGCTCCAACCGTGATGCCAAGGGCTTCCGCGGCAGCCGTCATTGTTCCGAGGCGGCCGAACTCTTCAAACGCCATCAGGGATTTCATCGGCGGAAGGTTTTTTAGGGACAAGTCCGGGGCACCCAAGTTTAATTTAGCTAAAGCAGTCTATATTAAAAGCATGCTTCTTCAATAGGCATTAAATGATAAATTGTTCGATATTGGCTATGAAAGCCAATCAAAAGGGGAACGCTGCGGGCCGTCGGTCCGGGCAAAAAAGATGAGGTTACAATGGGAAGTTTCGTCTCAACTATCCGGACTGCTTTCAAGAGATCCGCGGGTGCACACCTTGCGAGCATCGTCCTTGCTGTGAGCGTTCTGGCGCCAAACATTGCCGCTGCCGATGCACTCCAGAAAGCGAAATCTGCGGGCAAGCTGGTGGTCGTAACCGAGATGCAGTTCGCGCCCTTCGACATGAAGGTCGATGGCAAATATGTCGGCGTCAACAGGGATCTCTTCGACGAGATCGGCAAGGAACTTGGTCTTGCGATGGACTACGTCGACCTGCCGTGGACAAGCGTCCTGCCTGGCTTGGAATCGGGGAAATTCGATTTCGTCGGCGCGCCCATCAATGCCACGAAAGAACGCGTCACCCGTTACGCCTTTACCAATCCTTTCGCCTTCTCCGGCAGCGCATTCATGAAGCGTAAGGGCGATGCAGCGGTTACCAAGCCTGAAGACCTCAAAGGGCAGACCGTCGGGGTGGTGAAGTCCAGCGCCATCCTGCGCCAGGTACAACGGTTCAACGAAACCACCCCCGTTACCATTCGCGAGTATTCGGACAACAACCAGCTCTATGCCGATCTCGCAATCGGCCGCGTCACGGCTGCCGCCAGCTCTTTGGCAAACGTCTCCTATGCCGCGCAGCAGCGTCCCGATACGTTCGAAGTCGTTAAGCCGACATTCGGCATCCCGACCTATTACGGCTGGATCGCCCGCAATGACGAAGACAGCAAGAGCCTGATTGCCGCCATCAACGTGGCCCTCGCCAAGGTCATTGCAGACGGACGCATGGCCGCCATCCAGAAAAAATGGTTCGGCGAAGCCTATGATCTGCCGGCAGTCATGCCCGAACCGCAGATCTAACTGAGCAAAGAATGCTGGCGAGAACCCATGCAAACGATATTACATACGCTTCCCTTCCTTCTGGAGGGCGCCTTGGTCACAATCTACATATCGGTGCTTGGAACGATCGTCGGCATTCCGATCGGAACGTTGGTTCTCATTCTGCGCCGTTCCGGAATTGCTGTCGCGGAGTTCTTTGCCCGCACCTATGTCAGCTACTTCCGCTCGGTGCCGCTTCTGGTCCAGTTGCTGCTCTTTTATAATTTCCTGCCGCTTGCCGGAATCGACATGTCGGCGACGATGGCGTCTGTCCTCGCGCTTGGCTTGATCAGTGGCGCCTATGTGGCTGAGATCCTGCGCGGCGTCCTTGGCAGCATTTCGCAAGGCCAGATAGAAGCTGCCCGAACGCTTGGCTACGACCCTGTCAGCATATGGCGCACCATCCTGCTTCCTCAGGTGTTTCGCCTGGCATTGCCGGCGCTCATGAACGAACTGACGCTGATGATGAAATCCTCTTCGCTGATCTCGGTCGTCGGTATCGCGGAACTGGCGCGCACGAGCCAGAATATCGTGTCGACAACATTTCGTCCAATCGAGATCTACACCGCCACCTGCGCCATCTACATCGTCATCACGCAGATCCTGCTTCTTGCCGGTCGGATTTTCGAGCACAGAATGAGGCGAGCAGGCCGATGAACTTCGATCTCTCTGCAATCGTCCCCTATGGTCCGGCACTGCTGAGTGGATTGGGCACGACCCTGCTGTGCTGGGTCGCCGGCAGCGCGGGCGCCATGGCGATCGGTTTTGTCGTGGTGCTGTGCCGTATCTCGCCGAGCCGCATTCTGTCCGCCGCGGCCCTGTTTTACACTGAGATCATTCGCGGGACGCCGCCGCTTCTGGTCGCCTTCTTCATCTATGGAGCAGGCCCTTCCTTTGGTCTGGTTCTAGAGCCCCTGCCGGCCGGCATTCTCGCGCTTTCGCTTCACGGCAGCGCCTATATGGCAGAAATCTACCGGGTCGGCTTCAACGCCGTTCCCCGCGGTCATGTCGAAGCCGGCATCAGCTTGGGACTTCCACGCCTTGCAATCTTCCGTCGGATTCAGGCACCCGAAGCTTTGGTCGCAATCACGCCGTCACTTGTGAACGCATTGATCGTCGTCAGCAAGGAGACCTCTGTCCTTTCCATTATCTCGGTCCCCGAGCTGACTTACGAGGTTCAGAAAATGTCCATCGAAACATTTGCAGCTTTCGAATCCCTGTTCGCGCTGGCCCTCGGTTACTGGATCGTCGTCAGTTCCATCGCCAGGGCCGGCCACTATATCGAACGCCGCGTCATGCGGCACACTGTCAGGAGCGAATAATGGCGGAAGAAATGGTCCGTATCGCCAGCGTTTCGAAGTCATTCGGTCCGTTGAAGGTGTTGCACGACGTCAATCTCGTCGCCGAGAAATCCGAGGTCCTTTGCCTCATTGGGCCGAGCGGGTCTGGCAAGAGTACGCTCCTGCGCTGTGTCAATTTCCTTGAGTCCTATGACGAAGGCGAAATTCTGGTGGAGGGCAAGCTGATGGGCTACGACATGTCCTCGGGCGCGCGCAAACTGATGCGCGGGGGGCAGTTGCGCGCCATGCGACGCAGCATCGGCATGGTCTTTCAGCACTTCAATCTGTGGCCTCACATGACCGCCCTCGACAATGTCGCCGATCCGTTGCGGCAGGTAAAGGGAATGTCCAAGGCCGATGCTCATCGCAAGGCGATGGAGACTTTGGAGGAGGTGGGACTGGCGGCCAAGGCTGACGGTTATCCCGCGGCCCTTTCGGGCGGACAGCAGCAGCGCGTAGCAATCGCGCGGTCGCTTGCCATGGACCCTCATCTGATGCTGTTTGACGAGCCGACCTCTGCATTGGATCCAGAACTTGTCGGCGAGGTGCTTCAAGTCATGCGCGATCTGGCGAAAGAGGGGATGACGATGATCGTTGTCACGCATGAGATCGGCTTTGCAGCGCAGGTCGCCGACAAAGTTGCCTTTCTTGACGGAGGCCGGATCGTTCGCTGCGGCCCTCCACGGGATGTTCTCTATTCTCCAGAGGAGCCGCGCCTCAAGCAGTTTCTCCAGACCTATCACGAACGCAATCAATTTTAGGAGGGGCGGCCATGCCAACCCGCGATATTTCCATATCGGACGTCGTGCTGCGCGACGGGCTGCAGCTCGTCGACACGGTGTTGATGCCGGAGACGAAGATGCAGATTTTCGACATGCTTTACGCAGCCGGCGTCAGGTCATTCGACGTCACAAGCTTCGTGCCGCCGGCGCGATTTCCACAATATGCAGATGCTGTCGAGTTGGTCGCCCATGGCCGCAGCAAACCAGATGTTTTCCTCTCTGCGTTTGCGCCCAATCCCAAAGGGGCCGAGCGAGCGGTTGCCGCAGGCGTTGACTCCGTGAGCTTCGTGGTGTCGGCAAGCGTCAGCCACAACCTCGCCAATGTCCGCAACACGCCGACCGAGCAGATGGAGGCGGCGAAGGCGGTCAAGATCTCCATGGCCTCCGCCGAGCGCCCGGCCCAGCTCGTCCTGGCGATTGCCGCGGCATTTGGCTGCTCGATTGAGGGGGCTGTCGATCCTGAAAGCGTCTTCAGGCTTGCCGAGCAGGCGCGCGACATCGGTGCCGACGAGATCTGCATTTCTGACACAGTTGGGTATGCCAGCCCTCGGCAGGTGAAAGACATCGTCGCGGGCGTCCGATCTGCGGCAGGTGCGGACATTCCGTTGCGCATTCACCTGCACGACACGACCGGAACCGGCATGGCCTGCGCCTACGCCGCTTTGGAGGTCGGGATCACCCGTTTCGATGCGGCGCTCGGCGGTCTTGGCGGCTGCCCGTTCGCGCCGGGTGCATCCGGCAACATTTCGACCGAAGACCTTGTCTACATGATGGAGACGTCAGGTCAGCGCACGGGGATCGACCTCGAAACGCTTCTGATCGCCACCCATGCCCTTCACACGTTTCTTCCGAACGATCCCATGCCGAGCCATATTTTCACGTCGGGGATTCCCAAAGCATACGGAATGCGCACATGACCAAGACCCTTCCCTTAAGCGGCATCAAAGTTCTGGAATTTTCCCAGATGATCATGGGGCCATGCTGTGGTCTGATCCTCGCCGATCTCGGCGCTGACGTGATCAAGATCGAACCGATCAAAGGTGATCGCACCCGCAATCTGACGGGTCTTGCCGCCGGTTTTTTCGACACGTTCGGTCGCAACAAGAAAAGTGTGGCGCTCGATCTGACGCTCAATGAGGACCGTGCCGTTCTCGATGACCTGATTGCCGAAACGGATATTCTGATCGAGAATTTTCGGCCTGGCATGATGAAAGCAACAGGGCTGGACTATGAGAGCCTGAAGAGCCAACATCCAGAGCTAATATATTGTTCGCTCAAGGGGTTTCTCGCGGGCCCCTATCAACATCGTACCGCGCTGGACGAGGTCGTCCAGATGATGAGCGGTCTCGCATTCATGACGGGATTGCCAGATCGGCCGTTACGAACCGGTGCGTCCGTCAACGATATCATGGGCGCCATGTTCGGCGTGATCGGTATCCAGGCGGCATTGCGCGAAAGACAAACCACCGGTCTTGGCCAGGAAGTGCAAGCTTCACTCTACGAGAACGCTGCCTTCCTGATGGCTCCCGCCATGCTGGCGGAGGTCATAACGGGCCAGGCCTCGACACCCTTCTCGGTCACCGAACGTCCTTGGCCGGCCTACGATCTTTTCGATCTCGCCGATGGCAACAAACTGTTCGTCGGTATTGTCGGTGACCAGCAGTGGCATGACTTCTGCGTGGCCTTCGAAAGGTCCGGCTGGCTGGCCGATCCCCGACTAGCAAGCAATGCTTTGCGCCAGCAGGCTCGCTCTTGGCTTATTCCCGAAATCCGCAGTCTGTTCCTGTCGCTCGACGCACCCGAGGTGAAAGCCACTGTCGAGCAGCTTGGCCTGCCGTTTGCTCCGGTCTGCACACCCATCGAGTTGCTGGACGATCCGCATCTCAACGCGAACCATGGCATGATCGACGTGGTGCTGAGCAACGGAATGGCCTCCAAGCTTCCAGCGCTGCCGCTGACGCTCGGCGGAAAGCGTCTCGGCGGAACGCGGCCGCGAGCGCCGCATATCGGCGAGCACACGTCCGAAGTCGCCCGCTCCAGCACGTTCGCTGCGCCGATCACACAGGTGGAGTGACAGGGAACGAACCGACGCTTTGTCGCGAAACGCCGTCAGGTGAAACCCCGCCACTCAGAGTAGGCATCAAACAGTTGGAGTCCGACGTGAAGCTCGTCCCAAATCCGGCAATTGCCGACCTTCCGCTCTACAATGCCGGCATGAATATCGAGTTTGCACGGAAGGTCAGTGGTAGATCGCAGATTGCTGCGCTCGCCAGCAATGAGAATCCATATGGCTGCTCGCCTAAAGTCCGAGCGATGTTCGCGTCGGATCTGTTTGATCCGTCGCGTTATCCGGACCCTGGTTGCACGGCATTGCGGGAGGCGATTTCAGCCAGAACCAATGTTGCCCTCGAGAATATCGTGGTGGGCAACGGATCCGAGGAAATCGT encodes the following:
- a CDS encoding LysR substrate-binding domain-containing protein, whose protein sequence is MAFEEFGRLGTMTAAAEALGITVGAVSQHIKSLERSVGISLVTRAGNSVKLTSAGQSYRNFLARGFQEFQDAQDAVRKIRSTSSITVSSLRSLAAKWLAPRMVEWQKISNGAKARLQGDLTEPNLENGDADFRITYGRHIEPHRQYARLFTDIVLPVYAPGFKGRELVTRPEHLLQLPLIEIEWADSEGQSPGWSQWAAVHCKSSPFIEPTLVFSFTNAALDAALYGEGVVLAQLSMVWDDIVAGRLIVPFDLRLPMPQPYYVAWSSAAFDKPAGREFHRWILSKGRQQGDLVIDPSKCMKTGRAHEDSRQAFK
- a CDS encoding transporter substrate-binding domain-containing protein; this translates as MGSFVSTIRTAFKRSAGAHLASIVLAVSVLAPNIAAADALQKAKSAGKLVVVTEMQFAPFDMKVDGKYVGVNRDLFDEIGKELGLAMDYVDLPWTSVLPGLESGKFDFVGAPINATKERVTRYAFTNPFAFSGSAFMKRKGDAAVTKPEDLKGQTVGVVKSSAILRQVQRFNETTPVTIREYSDNNQLYADLAIGRVTAAASSLANVSYAAQQRPDTFEVVKPTFGIPTYYGWIARNDEDSKSLIAAINVALAKVIADGRMAAIQKKWFGEAYDLPAVMPEPQI
- a CDS encoding amino acid ABC transporter permease yields the protein MQTILHTLPFLLEGALVTIYISVLGTIVGIPIGTLVLILRRSGIAVAEFFARTYVSYFRSVPLLVQLLLFYNFLPLAGIDMSATMASVLALGLISGAYVAEILRGVLGSISQGQIEAARTLGYDPVSIWRTILLPQVFRLALPALMNELTLMMKSSSLISVVGIAELARTSQNIVSTTFRPIEIYTATCAIYIVITQILLLAGRIFEHRMRRAGR
- a CDS encoding amino acid ABC transporter permease — translated: MNFDLSAIVPYGPALLSGLGTTLLCWVAGSAGAMAIGFVVVLCRISPSRILSAAALFYTEIIRGTPPLLVAFFIYGAGPSFGLVLEPLPAGILALSLHGSAYMAEIYRVGFNAVPRGHVEAGISLGLPRLAIFRRIQAPEALVAITPSLVNALIVVSKETSVLSIISVPELTYEVQKMSIETFAAFESLFALALGYWIVVSSIARAGHYIERRVMRHTVRSE
- a CDS encoding amino acid ABC transporter ATP-binding protein — translated: MAEEMVRIASVSKSFGPLKVLHDVNLVAEKSEVLCLIGPSGSGKSTLLRCVNFLESYDEGEILVEGKLMGYDMSSGARKLMRGGQLRAMRRSIGMVFQHFNLWPHMTALDNVADPLRQVKGMSKADAHRKAMETLEEVGLAAKADGYPAALSGGQQQRVAIARSLAMDPHLMLFDEPTSALDPELVGEVLQVMRDLAKEGMTMIVVTHEIGFAAQVADKVAFLDGGRIVRCGPPRDVLYSPEEPRLKQFLQTYHERNQF
- a CDS encoding hydroxymethylglutaryl-CoA lyase, translated to MPTRDISISDVVLRDGLQLVDTVLMPETKMQIFDMLYAAGVRSFDVTSFVPPARFPQYADAVELVAHGRSKPDVFLSAFAPNPKGAERAVAAGVDSVSFVVSASVSHNLANVRNTPTEQMEAAKAVKISMASAERPAQLVLAIAAAFGCSIEGAVDPESVFRLAEQARDIGADEICISDTVGYASPRQVKDIVAGVRSAAGADIPLRIHLHDTTGTGMACAYAALEVGITRFDAALGGLGGCPFAPGASGNISTEDLVYMMETSGQRTGIDLETLLIATHALHTFLPNDPMPSHIFTSGIPKAYGMRT
- a CDS encoding CaiB/BaiF CoA transferase family protein, with translation MTKTLPLSGIKVLEFSQMIMGPCCGLILADLGADVIKIEPIKGDRTRNLTGLAAGFFDTFGRNKKSVALDLTLNEDRAVLDDLIAETDILIENFRPGMMKATGLDYESLKSQHPELIYCSLKGFLAGPYQHRTALDEVVQMMSGLAFMTGLPDRPLRTGASVNDIMGAMFGVIGIQAALRERQTTGLGQEVQASLYENAAFLMAPAMLAEVITGQASTPFSVTERPWPAYDLFDLADGNKLFVGIVGDQQWHDFCVAFERSGWLADPRLASNALRQQARSWLIPEIRSLFLSLDAPEVKATVEQLGLPFAPVCTPIELLDDPHLNANHGMIDVVLSNGMASKLPALPLTLGGKRLGGTRPRAPHIGEHTSEVARSSTFAAPITQVE